In Candidatus Rokuibacteriota bacterium, the following are encoded in one genomic region:
- the gnd gene encoding decarboxylating 6-phosphogluconate dehydrogenase produces the protein MQLGMVGLGRMGGNMARRLLKGGHGVVAYARNPAALEPLSREGATGTTTLDDLVSRLRAPRVAWVMVPAGAATEQVVMDLATRLEPGDTVVDGGNSFYKDDVRRMKVLRAKGLHYVDVGTSGGVWGLERGYCLMIGGDSAVVGRLDPIFRTLAPGLGPIPRTPGREAATGSAERGYLHCGPAGAGHFVKMVHNGIEYGLMQAYAEGFDIMQNAASTDLPEGLRYDLNLADIAELWRRGSVVGSWLLDLTAQALAENPTLSRYTGFVQDSGEGRWAVMAALEEGVPADVLSAALYVRFRSRQAHTFAEQVLSAMREKFGGHTERPAGG, from the coding sequence ATGCAGCTCGGAATGGTGGGGCTGGGCCGGATGGGCGGCAACATGGCGCGGCGGCTCCTGAAGGGCGGCCATGGCGTGGTCGCCTACGCGAGAAATCCGGCAGCGCTCGAGCCGCTGAGCCGCGAGGGCGCCACGGGCACGACCACGCTCGACGATCTGGTGAGCAGGCTGCGCGCGCCCCGGGTGGCGTGGGTGATGGTGCCGGCGGGAGCGGCCACCGAGCAGGTGGTGATGGATCTGGCGACGCGGCTGGAGCCCGGCGACACCGTCGTGGACGGCGGCAACTCCTTCTACAAGGACGACGTGCGGCGCATGAAGGTGCTCCGCGCCAAGGGCCTCCACTACGTGGACGTGGGCACGAGCGGCGGCGTGTGGGGACTCGAGCGCGGCTACTGTCTCATGATCGGCGGTGACAGCGCCGTCGTGGGGCGACTCGACCCGATCTTCCGGACGCTCGCCCCCGGCCTCGGCCCGATCCCGCGCACGCCGGGCCGCGAGGCGGCCACGGGGAGCGCCGAGCGCGGCTACCTTCACTGCGGGCCCGCGGGCGCCGGCCACTTCGTCAAGATGGTCCACAACGGCATCGAGTACGGCCTCATGCAGGCCTACGCCGAGGGCTTCGACATCATGCAGAACGCCGCCTCGACGGACTTGCCCGAGGGGCTCCGCTACGATCTGAACCTGGCCGACATCGCCGAGCTGTGGCGGCGAGGCAGCGTGGTCGGCTCCTGGCTGCTCGATCTCACCGCGCAGGCCCTGGCGGAGAACCCGACGCTGTCGCGCTACACGGGGTTCGTCCAGGACTCGGGCGAGGGGCGATGGGCGGTCATGGCGGCCCTCGAGGAGGGCGTGCCGGCCGACGTCCTGTCCGCCGCGCTCTACGTCCGCTTCCGCTCGCGCCAGGCGCACACCTTCGCGGAGCAGGTGCTCTCGGCCATGCGGGAGAAGTTCGGCGGCCACACCGAGCGCCCGGCGGGGGGCTAG